One part of the Bacteroidia bacterium genome encodes these proteins:
- a CDS encoding UbiA-like polyprenyltransferase: protein MKKYLSLIKFAHTIFALPFALLGLFLGFQFMQANNMEPDKPYWQSLLLVVLCMIFARSAAMAFNRYSDRDIDAKNDRTQTREIPAGIITPQNALLFVGLNSIFFVLTTWFINPLCFYLSPVALMVVLGYSMTKRFTALCHLILGLGLALAPVGAFLAVTAQFQWEPIILGIAVLSWVSGFDIIYALQDEEFDRQHALNSIPAWLGKNKALLVSTFLHFFCASMIILFGIMTSAGWLFWVGALAFLFLLGYQHHLVKPNDLSKVDLAFFTTNGIASVIFASFAIGELLIR, encoded by the coding sequence ATGAAAAAATACCTTTCTCTCATAAAGTTTGCACATACCATTTTTGCGCTCCCATTTGCCCTATTGGGGCTTTTTCTGGGCTTTCAATTTATGCAGGCCAATAATATGGAACCAGATAAACCTTACTGGCAATCTCTTTTACTGGTGGTATTATGTATGATTTTCGCCAGAAGTGCTGCAATGGCTTTCAATCGTTATTCGGACAGAGACATAGATGCCAAGAATGATCGTACCCAAACCCGTGAGATTCCGGCAGGGATCATAACCCCGCAGAATGCACTTTTGTTTGTGGGATTGAATTCGATTTTTTTCGTCCTTACTACCTGGTTTATCAATCCTCTTTGTTTCTATCTCTCTCCAGTAGCCTTGATGGTTGTTTTGGGCTATTCCATGACGAAGAGATTTACAGCGCTTTGCCACTTGATTTTAGGCCTGGGACTTGCATTGGCACCTGTGGGAGCCTTTTTAGCAGTAACGGCTCAATTTCAATGGGAACCCATCATTTTGGGAATAGCGGTGCTGAGCTGGGTAAGTGGATTTGATATCATTTATGCTTTGCAGGATGAAGAATTTGACCGTCAGCATGCGCTCAATAGCATACCCGCCTGGCTAGGTAAGAATAAAGCACTCCTGGTGAGTACTTTTCTGCATTTCTTCTGTGCTTCGATGATCATACTTTTTGGCATTATGACTAGTGCAGGATGGTTGTTCTGGGTGGGCGCCCTTGCCTTTCTTTTTCTCCTCGGCTATCAGCACCATTTGGTCAAACCCAATGACCTTTCTAAAGTGGATTTAGCCTTTTTTACTACCAATGGGATCGCTTCTGTGATCTTTGCAAGTTTTGCCATAGGGGAACTTCTGATTCGCTAA
- the trmD gene encoding tRNA (guanosine(37)-N1)-methyltransferase TrmD has protein sequence MRIDIISCVPQLLTSPLSHSILQRAQDKGLLEVHVHDLRDYSENKHRQVDDYPFGGGAGMVLQVEPVANCIRALQKERRYDEVIFLTPDGETFKQTHANQLSMKENLILLAGHYKGLDQRARDLFVSREISIGDYVLSGGELPALVLTDAIGRLLPGVLGDECSALSDSFQDDILDAPVYTRPASFEGHEVPEILRSGHRAKIAEWREEQAYLKTKKRRPDLLE, from the coding sequence ATGCGCATAGATATTATTTCTTGTGTTCCTCAGTTGTTGACGAGTCCCTTATCGCATAGCATTTTGCAAAGGGCTCAGGATAAGGGATTGTTGGAAGTACATGTACACGATCTGCGGGATTATTCAGAAAATAAGCATAGGCAGGTAGATGACTATCCGTTTGGAGGGGGCGCGGGCATGGTATTGCAGGTGGAGCCAGTCGCCAATTGTATTAGAGCCTTGCAGAAAGAACGTAGGTATGATGAGGTAATATTTCTCACGCCAGATGGGGAAACCTTTAAGCAGACACATGCCAACCAACTCTCAATGAAAGAGAATCTCATACTCTTGGCTGGCCATTATAAAGGATTGGATCAGCGAGCAAGGGACCTTTTTGTTAGCCGGGAAATCTCTATTGGAGACTATGTGTTGTCAGGAGGAGAGCTTCCGGCACTGGTTTTGACAGATGCAATAGGACGATTATTGCCAGGAGTATTAGGGGATGAATGTTCGGCTTTGTCCGACTCATTTCAGGATGATATACTGGATGCGCCCGTCTACACCCGGCCTGCCAGCTTCGAAGGACATGAGGTACCAGAAATTTTGCGTTCTGGGCATCGGGCAAAAATCGCCGAATGGAGAGAAGAACAGGCCTATTTAAAGACAAAAAAGCGGAGACCAGATTTACTTGAATAA
- a CDS encoding Lrp/AsnC ligand binding domain-containing protein has translation MPANLEIDKLDLQILSILMQNAQTPYTEIANRLAVSGGTVHVRMKKLLKEGIVKGSHLEIDASKLGYDICAFVGMFLEKGSLYNRIVKQLQEIPEITEIHYTTGRYGIFLKIVSQNTRELRSILNDKVQPIEGIQRTETFISLEESMKRPIKIFREDEA, from the coding sequence ATGCCCGCGAATTTAGAAATTGATAAACTTGACTTGCAGATTTTATCCATTTTGATGCAGAATGCGCAGACACCTTATACAGAAATTGCAAATCGCCTGGCTGTTTCTGGAGGAACCGTGCATGTCCGCATGAAAAAATTACTGAAAGAGGGCATCGTAAAAGGTTCACACCTGGAAATAGATGCCAGTAAACTGGGGTATGACATTTGTGCCTTTGTTGGGATGTTTCTGGAGAAAGGTTCCTTATATAATCGTATCGTCAAACAGCTACAGGAAATCCCGGAAATAACGGAGATTCACTATACGACAGGTCGCTACGGTATTTTCCTGAAAATCGTAAGTCAGAATACCCGGGAACTCCGCAGTATTCTCAATGATAAGGTGCAGCCCATAGAAGGGATCCAGCGTACCGAAACCTTTATCTCCCTGGAAGAAAGTATGAAGAGGCCAATCAAGATCTTTAGAGAGGACGAAGCCTGA
- a CDS encoding zinc metallopeptidase — protein sequence MNSFILIGGLVTLISWLVRQRFQSVMKKISRVQTRSGLSGKEIAERMLRDNGIHDVQVISTRGMLTDHYNPANKTVNLSQAVYDERNVTAAAVAAHEVGHAVQHATSYTFLKFRSAIVPVVSISSRFGPLAIAIGIGMMQGAMQIGGLVATVGLVLFAASTLFSLITLPVEFDASKRALAWLEDTGLTQGEEHEKAVQGLRWAAMTYVVAALTQLAYLIYYLSIFMRARR from the coding sequence ATGAATTCATTCATACTTATAGGCGGATTGGTTACGCTGATCAGCTGGCTGGTAAGGCAAAGATTCCAATCGGTCATGAAAAAGATTTCGCGGGTACAAACCCGATCAGGATTATCTGGAAAAGAAATTGCCGAACGAATGTTGCGAGATAATGGGATCCATGATGTGCAGGTGATTTCTACCCGAGGCATGTTGACAGACCATTACAATCCTGCTAATAAAACCGTCAACCTTAGCCAGGCCGTTTATGATGAAAGAAATGTAACTGCCGCAGCAGTAGCCGCCCATGAGGTTGGACATGCGGTTCAACATGCTACCTCTTATACTTTCCTCAAATTCCGTTCTGCGATTGTACCTGTAGTGAGCATTTCTTCCCGCTTTGGTCCTTTGGCAATTGCTATAGGAATCGGAATGATGCAGGGAGCCATGCAGATAGGGGGATTAGTGGCAACAGTAGGTTTGGTGCTCTTTGCAGCCTCTACCCTATTCAGCCTTATTACCCTGCCTGTAGAATTTGATGCCAGCAAAAGAGCGCTGGCCTGGTTGGAAGATACTGGATTGACACAGGGAGAAGAACATGAGAAGGCCGTACAGGGCCTGAGGTGGGCTGCTATGACCTATGTTGTTGCCGCTTTGACACAATTGGCCTATTTAATCTACTACCTCTCCATTTTTATGAGAGCGCGTAGATAA
- a CDS encoding glycoside hydrolase family 3 N-terminal domain-containing protein: MSRLLCCLIFLCVCISAGGNPDAESGVEDWVETKLSDMTLEEKIGQLFMVTTYSNQDEKDYKYIESLILRHKIGGLIFMQGSPDKQVELINRYQSLSDIPLMISMDAEWGLSMRLKQTRAYPRNMTLGAIKNDSLLYLMGKQMAKEMRRVGVHVNFAPVVDVNNNANNPVINFRSFGENRYRVARKGIMISNGMQDEGVIACAKHFPGHGDTEVDSHYDLPIINHSLQRLDSIELYPFSKLINSGVKSVMVSHLYIPSLDTSKNVGASLSPKIIKGLLREKMGYDGLVFTDALNMKGVTKYYPTGEVSLKALMAGNDFLLSPVDVPKAIRTIGIAVSSGKITEAELDVHVARILKAKKELGLTQAKPISRKNLIDDLNTSEAKILRKKLYEAAITIARNEGGVLPLQRLEGKKIAYVQIGGKRGNSFDNGLKKYAEISPFYISAAASSAEQQRLMNVLEEFNTVIIGVRNMSQRASRNFGVSRGAQDLVREISNSGKTSIVTVFGNPYALKNFGSENATVVAYEQSSETGQAAAAAIFGGIKVSGRLPVTASNRFKEGQGFEIKNPTRFGFSSPEEQGMDSRYFPKIDSIAQHYIKRGAMPGCAILVMRGSDVVYEKAFGRMEYGSRSETIDPYLHTYDLASVTKIAATTLSIMKLVEQGKLDLDKPIVQYLPDLKGSNKEKLTIRRLLQHNAGLPSWAPLYKETFSNPAKKTLDRKFYTSVPPRSGGSQISTRLYATDFLAPWLWKKLEDLEVRNTRSVRYSDIGLIYLAKIVEKVSGKSLDQFAAQEFYEPLGMNKTLFNPGSQHKGSYCPPTEIDNYFRNSLIKGHVHDPTAAMMGGVAGHAGLFSNVYDMGKLMLMMKNGGVYGGQQFLRKGTISEFTKKQLNYSRKGLGWDKPEMRPNRTNPVSENTSERSFGHTGFTGTSVWVDPRYDLVFVFLSNRTYPYAHQRKLLMRDNVRVIIMDQLYESIFAYKAEKGSRPLFFIGPATLN; this comes from the coding sequence GTGAGTCGCCTTTTATGTTGTTTGATCTTCCTTTGTGTGTGTATTTCTGCGGGGGGAAATCCTGATGCCGAATCAGGGGTAGAAGATTGGGTGGAGACAAAACTCTCCGATATGACGCTGGAAGAGAAAATCGGCCAGCTTTTCATGGTTACCACCTATTCCAATCAGGACGAAAAAGATTATAAATATATCGAGTCTCTGATCTTGCGCCATAAAATTGGTGGCCTGATCTTCATGCAAGGGAGTCCGGATAAACAGGTAGAGTTGATCAATCGCTATCAATCCCTGTCAGACATTCCTTTGATGATTTCGATGGATGCCGAATGGGGCCTTTCCATGCGTCTAAAACAAACCCGCGCATATCCCCGCAACATGACCCTGGGAGCAATCAAGAATGATTCTTTACTCTACCTGATGGGAAAGCAAATGGCCAAGGAAATGCGTAGGGTAGGGGTGCATGTAAACTTTGCTCCGGTAGTAGATGTAAATAATAATGCCAATAATCCGGTTATCAATTTCCGATCCTTTGGAGAGAATCGTTATCGGGTGGCAAGGAAGGGCATCATGATTTCAAATGGGATGCAGGATGAAGGCGTAATTGCCTGTGCGAAACATTTTCCCGGGCATGGAGATACAGAAGTGGACTCCCATTATGATTTACCTATCATCAATCATAGCCTCCAAAGACTGGATTCTATAGAGTTATACCCTTTCAGTAAATTGATCAATTCCGGAGTGAAATCAGTCATGGTTTCTCATTTGTATATACCCAGTCTTGATACGAGCAAAAATGTAGGAGCTTCCCTTTCGCCCAAAATCATCAAAGGCCTGCTCAGAGAGAAAATGGGCTATGATGGTCTGGTCTTTACAGACGCCCTGAATATGAAAGGGGTTACCAAATATTATCCTACGGGAGAGGTTTCTCTGAAAGCCTTAATGGCAGGAAATGATTTTTTACTTTCACCTGTGGATGTTCCTAAAGCCATTCGGACCATTGGGATAGCAGTGAGCAGTGGAAAAATTACGGAAGCGGAGTTGGATGTACATGTCGCTCGAATTCTCAAAGCAAAAAAAGAGTTGGGACTGACTCAGGCGAAACCTATTTCCCGAAAAAACCTGATCGATGATCTCAATACTTCTGAAGCAAAAATTCTCAGAAAGAAATTATATGAAGCTGCGATTACCATTGCCAGAAATGAAGGTGGGGTATTGCCATTGCAAAGATTAGAAGGAAAAAAGATTGCATACGTACAGATTGGAGGAAAGCGTGGAAACTCCTTTGACAATGGTCTGAAAAAATATGCAGAAATCAGTCCTTTTTATATTTCCGCTGCCGCAAGTTCTGCCGAGCAGCAACGTTTGATGAATGTATTGGAGGAATTCAATACCGTGATCATTGGTGTGCGGAATATGAGTCAGCGAGCTTCTCGCAATTTTGGGGTAAGTCGGGGCGCGCAAGATTTGGTAAGAGAAATCTCAAACTCAGGAAAGACCAGTATCGTTACCGTTTTTGGCAATCCTTATGCACTCAAAAACTTCGGAAGTGAAAATGCTACCGTTGTCGCCTATGAACAAAGCAGTGAAACAGGCCAGGCAGCAGCTGCAGCTATTTTCGGGGGAATAAAAGTAAGCGGACGATTGCCGGTTACGGCATCCAATCGTTTTAAAGAAGGTCAGGGGTTTGAAATCAAAAATCCTACCCGCTTTGGTTTTTCCAGCCCGGAGGAACAGGGAATGGATAGCAGATACTTCCCCAAAATAGATTCTATCGCTCAGCACTATATTAAAAGAGGAGCCATGCCGGGTTGTGCGATTCTGGTAATGCGAGGTTCAGATGTGGTATATGAAAAAGCCTTTGGGAGAATGGAATATGGTAGTCGCTCCGAGACAATAGATCCCTATCTCCATACCTATGATTTAGCCTCAGTTACAAAAATTGCAGCGACGACCTTGAGTATCATGAAATTGGTTGAGCAAGGGAAACTGGATTTGGATAAACCTATTGTACAGTATTTACCTGATTTGAAAGGCTCCAATAAGGAAAAACTCACCATTCGAAGACTTTTACAGCATAATGCAGGTTTACCGAGTTGGGCTCCTTTATATAAAGAGACTTTTTCCAATCCTGCAAAGAAAACCCTGGACCGGAAATTCTATACTTCAGTTCCTCCCAGATCAGGAGGAAGTCAGATATCTACTCGTCTGTATGCTACCGATTTTCTTGCTCCCTGGCTCTGGAAAAAACTGGAGGACCTGGAGGTGAGAAATACACGCTCGGTTCGCTATAGCGATATTGGATTGATTTATTTGGCAAAAATTGTCGAGAAGGTTAGTGGGAAAAGCCTGGATCAGTTTGCTGCGCAAGAATTTTATGAGCCATTGGGGATGAATAAAACCCTCTTCAATCCCGGTAGCCAACACAAGGGATCCTATTGTCCACCAACCGAAATCGATAATTATTTCCGGAATTCCTTGATCAAGGGCCATGTGCACGATCCTACTGCAGCTATGATGGGAGGAGTAGCCGGTCATGCAGGTCTTTTTTCAAATGTATATGATATGGGCAAGCTGATGTTGATGATGAAAAATGGAGGAGTTTATGGAGGTCAGCAATTTCTGAGGAAAGGCACCATATCTGAGTTTACCAAAAAACAACTGAATTATAGTCGTAAGGGCCTGGGTTGGGATAAACCCGAAATGCGCCCAAATCGAACCAATCCTGTTTCAGAAAATACTTCGGAAAGATCCTTTGGGCATACCGGCTTTACAGGCACAAGTGTTTGGGTTGATCCACGCTACGATCTGGTATTTGTCTTCCTTTCCAATAGAACTTATCCCTACGCCCATCAACGGAAACTTTTGATGCGGGACAATGTAAGGGTAATAATTATGGACCAGCTGTACGAATCCATTTTTGCATATAAAGCAGAAAAAGGAAGCCGACCCCTCTTTTTCATAGGGCCGGCTACACTCAATTAA